The following proteins are encoded in a genomic region of Pseudodesulfovibrio mercurii:
- a CDS encoding PH domain-containing protein, with protein sequence MASIYTIPMSRAVLAAFLAVMASVAAVVAWSFNSGLTWTAICLIAVAGPLGLFYWYMLYITPRRASVTVSDEGILLAAPPFASAVIPWASVEKVFPADLKRDESFQITKTRKYMSFGGYKSGVVEVKDGREAVIVANRNDVLCIRTGERFYLIGPADLSGFTAAVEKVAP encoded by the coding sequence ATGGCATCCATATACACCATCCCCATGAGCCGGGCCGTGCTGGCCGCCTTTCTCGCGGTCATGGCCAGCGTGGCGGCCGTGGTGGCCTGGAGCTTCAATTCCGGCCTGACCTGGACGGCCATCTGCCTGATCGCCGTGGCCGGGCCGCTGGGCCTGTTCTACTGGTACATGCTCTACATCACGCCCAGGCGGGCCTCGGTGACCGTGTCCGACGAGGGCATCCTCCTGGCCGCGCCGCCGTTCGCCTCGGCGGTCATCCCCTGGGCCTCGGTGGAGAAGGTCTTCCCCGCCGATCTCAAGCGCGACGAATCCTTCCAGATCACCAAGACCCGCAAGTACATGTCCTTCGGCGGCTACAAGTCCGGCGTGGTCGAGGTCAAGGACGGCCGCGAGGCGGTCATCGTGGCCAACCGCAACGACGTGCTCTGCATCCGGACCGGGGAGCGGTTCTACCTCATCGGACCGGCCGACCTGTCCGGCTTCACGGCGGCCGTGGAAAAGGTCGCCCCCTAG
- a CDS encoding sulfite exporter TauE/SafE family protein: protein MLRSKKTLLMLALVAAVCLMAEPALASRLADAIAEAKPTGEPGYLGIPGGPQLNIIIGLLWAIWVGWIFSTVGAFGGIMAGVGHITIYGLGDYASSFGKGAKLNKVVTDSIRVSNQWLVGCSAALSSFNYWKAGRLVLPLGIALAIGSVSGSWLVPWLTAGKISLKAYIGYFGLFVLFLGCYLFYETTPAGQAKKKSAKKAAEAFQKSVKEQQAGGTVDMAEMGVKVQKFTPTSCEFTFFGVEFSFNPLIPVIGGFFISALASFLGVGGGFLLVPFLTSVAGLPMYLVAGTSAMAVFVGMVNSIASYMILRSTPVEWSLIGAELVGIVIGSIIGPKTSKYIPDIWLKRIFIVLAVYVGLKYTLKGFFGIALPI from the coding sequence GTGTTACGTTCCAAGAAAACTCTCCTGATGCTGGCCCTGGTTGCGGCTGTCTGCCTCATGGCCGAGCCCGCTCTGGCCAGCCGTCTGGCCGACGCCATCGCCGAAGCCAAACCCACCGGCGAGCCCGGCTATCTGGGCATTCCCGGCGGTCCGCAGCTGAACATCATCATCGGTCTCCTGTGGGCGATCTGGGTAGGCTGGATCTTCTCCACCGTCGGCGCGTTCGGCGGCATCATGGCCGGTGTCGGTCACATCACCATCTACGGTCTGGGCGACTACGCCAGCTCCTTCGGCAAGGGCGCCAAGCTGAACAAGGTCGTCACCGACTCCATCCGCGTGTCCAACCAGTGGCTGGTCGGCTGCTCCGCGGCCCTGTCCTCCTTCAACTACTGGAAGGCCGGCCGTCTGGTGCTGCCGCTGGGCATCGCCCTGGCCATCGGCTCCGTGTCCGGCTCCTGGCTGGTGCCCTGGCTGACCGCCGGCAAAATCAGCCTGAAGGCCTACATCGGCTACTTCGGTCTGTTCGTCCTCTTCCTGGGCTGCTACCTCTTCTATGAAACCACCCCGGCCGGCCAGGCGAAGAAAAAGTCCGCCAAGAAGGCCGCCGAGGCCTTCCAGAAGTCCGTCAAGGAACAGCAGGCCGGCGGTACCGTCGACATGGCCGAGATGGGCGTGAAGGTCCAGAAGTTCACCCCGACCTCCTGCGAATTCACCTTCTTCGGCGTCGAGTTCTCCTTCAACCCCCTGATCCCGGTCATCGGCGGCTTCTTCATCTCCGCCCTGGCCTCCTTCCTGGGCGTCGGCGGCGGCTTCCTGCTGGTGCCGTTCCTGACCTCCGTGGCGGGCCTGCCCATGTACCTGGTGGCCGGAACCTCGGCCATGGCCGTCTTCGTCGGCATGGTCAACTCCATCGCCTCCTACATGATCCTGCGCTCCACTCCGGTCGAGTGGTCCCTGATCGGCGCCGAGCTCGTCGGCATCGTCATCGGCTCCATCATCGGCCCCAAGACCTCCAAGTACATCCCGGATATCTGGCTGAAGCGCATCTTCATCGTGCTGGCCGTGTACGTTGGTCTGAAGTACACCCTGAAGGGCTTCTTCGGGATCGCCCTGCCCATCTAA